One Mucilaginibacter ginkgonis genomic region harbors:
- a CDS encoding PorV/PorQ family protein, giving the protein MIKYIRLVITILAFLPLANVVMAQSTATTSSPYSKYGLGTLNQDALPETRAMGGIGTAINKLGFYNYINSANPASYSYIGLTTIDIGLFNNSVTLSQNGVPSQTNSNFRLSHVSFGIPVSKRSALSFGLKPYTELGYNYTQTKSNLGSGLPSDTNAVNYIYSGDGGLSKAYLGYGFGLGKHIAFGANASYIFGNLQQFRSVEIPNLYGNLNTRIEQSNSVSGLAYDAGTQITFDFKGKKDRPGDPPSRHLTFGYSANLSSQLRTQNKYVITQYQKNFATGDENNAADSVVNNQTSGAKIKLPLIHHFGISFQNDGKFLVGADYSIGNWSQLTIAGVNQGLQNTQTFNVGGQFTPNANSINSYLAAVDYRLGFNYEKTYVQINGTNINQKAITFGFGFPLAPSVGQISFYKLNISAEIGERGTLSNNLIRERFYNFHLGFLLNDKWFRRYKFD; this is encoded by the coding sequence CGCAATCTACCGCTACCACAAGCTCGCCTTATTCTAAATATGGTCTTGGTACTTTAAATCAGGATGCGTTGCCTGAAACGCGTGCAATGGGTGGCATCGGCACGGCCATCAACAAATTAGGTTTTTACAACTATATAAACTCTGCCAACCCGGCGTCATACTCTTATATAGGCCTTACCACTATCGATATTGGTTTGTTTAACAACAGTGTAACACTAAGCCAAAATGGTGTACCATCACAAACAAACTCAAATTTCAGGCTAAGTCACGTTTCTTTCGGCATACCGGTTAGTAAACGTTCGGCATTAAGCTTTGGCTTGAAACCTTATACAGAGTTAGGGTATAACTACACGCAAACAAAATCTAATCTTGGCTCCGGCCTGCCAAGCGACACAAATGCTGTAAATTACATTTACAGCGGAGACGGAGGCCTGTCTAAAGCTTACTTGGGATATGGATTTGGCTTAGGTAAACACATTGCATTCGGTGCAAACGCGTCTTATATTTTTGGCAACCTTCAGCAATTCAGGTCGGTAGAAATTCCTAACCTGTATGGTAACCTAAATACCAGGATAGAGCAAAGCAATTCCGTTTCGGGCCTGGCCTATGACGCCGGTACGCAGATCACTTTTGATTTTAAAGGTAAAAAAGACAGGCCGGGCGATCCGCCAAGCCGCCACCTTACATTTGGTTATTCAGCAAATTTGTCGTCGCAATTACGTACACAAAATAAATATGTAATTACACAGTACCAAAAGAATTTTGCAACAGGCGACGAAAATAATGCCGCCGATTCTGTTGTAAATAATCAGACGAGCGGTGCAAAGATCAAATTGCCATTGATCCACCATTTTGGTATATCTTTCCAGAACGATGGCAAATTTTTAGTAGGTGCAGATTATAGCATTGGCAATTGGTCGCAATTGACAATTGCAGGTGTTAACCAGGGCCTGCAAAACACGCAGACATTTAATGTAGGCGGTCAATTTACGCCTAACGCTAACTCTATAAACAGCTACCTGGCTGCGGTTGATTACCGTCTTGGTTTTAATTACGAAAAAACTTACGTGCAAATAAATGGTACCAACATCAATCAAAAGGCAATCACGTTTGGCTTTGGTTTTCCGCTTGCACCATCTGTTGGACAGATAAGTTTTTATAAATTAAACATCTCTGCTGAAATTGGCGAACGCGGTACGCTGTCAAACAACCTTATACGAGAACGTTTTTATAACTTCCACTTAGGCTTTCTGCTAAATGACAAATGGTTCCGCAGGTATAAGTTTGACTAA
- the lptC gene encoding LPS export ABC transporter periplasmic protein LptC, which yields MTNGSAGISLTKLKSLATVFKLTGALVCVLVLSSCENDLKKIREISAKYNSSPVEKTTGVEVIYSDSAHVKAKVETPLMLSYKVKNPYYEMPKGVKITFYDQDLKLQSTVISDYAIRRENEKIIELDKNVVATNEKGDVFKSDQLIWNESDRKVTSNKPVTIITSNGSIIRGGSLKTNEKFDPWDINNTNGTFHVEQNFSQQQP from the coding sequence ATGACAAATGGTTCCGCAGGTATAAGTTTGACTAAGCTTAAATCGCTTGCGACCGTTTTTAAACTGACCGGCGCTTTAGTGTGCGTTTTGGTATTGTCATCATGCGAAAACGATCTTAAGAAAATCCGGGAAATATCTGCCAAATACAACTCGTCGCCGGTTGAAAAGACCACCGGTGTTGAAGTGATCTATAGCGACTCTGCCCATGTTAAAGCCAAGGTAGAGACCCCGCTGATGCTTAGTTATAAGGTAAAGAACCCTTATTATGAAATGCCTAAAGGGGTCAAGATCACTTTTTATGACCAGGACCTAAAGTTACAAAGCACGGTTATTTCAGACTATGCCATACGGCGTGAAAATGAGAAGATCATTGAGCTGGATAAAAACGTCGTGGCAACCAATGAAAAAGGTGACGTTTTTAAATCGGACCAATTGATCTGGAATGAAAGCGACCGCAAGGTTACATCTAATAAGCCTGTTACCATTATTACCTCAAATGGTAGTATCATTCGTGGCGGATCTCTTAAAACCAATGAAAAATTTGACCCGTGGGACATTAATAATACAAACGGCACCTTCCACGTCGAGCAGAATTTCTCACAGCAACAACCCTGA
- a CDS encoding peptidylprolyl isomerase — protein sequence MGIILVVLIGFALFAFIASEVVQYGRSFMSGDQTTIGEIGGEKIPYDEFNKRLDQNSKQYQQQFGQNLTPQLTAYVQNITWNQFLTQTLLTKEESKLGITVGNDESYNMTHGANLDPEVARYFTNQQTGQVDRDQLNRFLASIKSLPASDPTRAQWSLFLTGRIEAKRSERYLSLVRNGLYVNSLDAKDDYENKNKLANFKYIALPFSGVADNKVNPTESDYQAYYDEHKAQFKIPNELRSFEYVTFNAAPSKEDSLAVKEQADKLAADFKAAKSDSDFVQINAIDVANKAELKFQKKGQLEPKLDSVMFTVSKGFVYGPYLSNGSYKVSKLVDVQTGPDSVKASHILLNPATEGGLPKTQAKADSIKKLLVAGKSFADLAKMYSVDKGSADKGGSLGTFGRGAMVPVFEDAAFNGKPGEIKIVTSQFGVHIIKIEALKGSAKVVKVATVDRPLLASSKTQSLAFGKAQSFLSNANGDNFNAEAKKEGLVIKTATDVDGLAMQTPGLDNAREVVKWAFKADKNAVSDKAFTVGTQYVIPHLTQVKPAGTLSLDLVKAQIKPAVINQVKAKMLAEKMDAALNGASSIDQAAQKAGVQVVPLQNIVFANPVLPGVAQENKLVGSVFGSQPNKLSKTIKGDQGVYAFVVDGFTNPPAMTSAVRQREQIQQALIQRSESQVFDALKDKGNVKDYRAKFL from the coding sequence ATGGGTATCATCTTGGTGGTACTGATCGGTTTTGCGCTTTTTGCTTTTATTGCCAGCGAAGTAGTACAGTATGGCAGGTCTTTTATGAGTGGCGACCAAACCACAATTGGTGAAATTGGCGGCGAAAAAATTCCTTACGACGAATTTAACAAACGTTTAGATCAAAACAGTAAACAATACCAGCAGCAGTTTGGCCAAAACCTTACGCCGCAGTTAACTGCATACGTACAAAATATTACCTGGAACCAGTTTCTAACCCAAACCCTTTTAACTAAAGAAGAAAGCAAATTGGGTATTACCGTTGGTAATGACGAGTCTTACAACATGACCCACGGTGCCAACCTTGACCCGGAAGTTGCCCGCTATTTCACCAATCAGCAAACCGGCCAGGTAGACCGCGATCAGTTGAACCGTTTTTTAGCTTCTATTAAAAGCCTACCGGCTTCAGACCCAACGCGTGCACAATGGAGCTTGTTCTTAACCGGCCGCATTGAGGCTAAACGTTCAGAACGTTATTTGTCTTTAGTGCGTAACGGGTTATATGTTAACTCACTCGACGCAAAAGACGATTACGAAAACAAAAATAAGCTGGCTAATTTCAAATACATCGCTTTGCCATTTTCAGGTGTGGCCGATAACAAGGTTAACCCAACAGAAAGCGATTACCAGGCTTATTATGACGAGCACAAGGCGCAATTTAAGATCCCAAATGAATTAAGGTCGTTTGAGTATGTGACTTTTAACGCTGCCCCGTCAAAAGAAGATTCATTGGCAGTTAAGGAACAGGCAGATAAACTTGCGGCAGATTTTAAAGCAGCTAAAAGCGACTCTGACTTTGTACAGATCAACGCCATTGACGTTGCCAACAAAGCTGAATTAAAATTCCAAAAGAAAGGCCAGCTTGAGCCAAAACTTGATTCGGTGATGTTTACCGTGTCAAAAGGCTTTGTTTACGGCCCATACTTATCAAACGGTAGCTATAAAGTTTCTAAACTGGTTGACGTTCAGACCGGTCCGGATTCAGTAAAAGCAAGCCACATCTTGCTTAACCCTGCTACTGAAGGCGGCTTGCCAAAAACACAAGCTAAGGCAGACTCTATAAAGAAATTATTGGTTGCCGGTAAATCGTTCGCGGACCTGGCTAAAATGTATTCTGTAGATAAAGGCTCTGCTGATAAAGGCGGCAGCCTGGGTACTTTTGGCCGTGGTGCAATGGTGCCGGTATTTGAAGACGCAGCGTTTAACGGTAAACCGGGCGAGATAAAAATTGTGACCTCACAATTTGGTGTACACATTATTAAGATCGAGGCACTTAAAGGTTCAGCTAAAGTAGTAAAGGTAGCCACTGTAGACAGGCCACTTTTGGCAAGCAGCAAAACACAGTCTTTGGCTTTTGGTAAAGCGCAAAGCTTTTTGTCTAATGCCAATGGTGATAACTTTAACGCCGAAGCTAAAAAAGAAGGCTTAGTTATAAAGACGGCAACAGACGTTGATGGTCTTGCCATGCAAACGCCGGGTTTAGATAACGCGCGTGAGGTAGTTAAGTGGGCTTTTAAAGCAGATAAGAACGCGGTGTCTGACAAGGCTTTTACAGTAGGTACTCAATATGTGATACCACACCTTACTCAGGTTAAACCTGCCGGTACATTATCATTAGATTTAGTAAAAGCTCAGATAAAACCTGCAGTTATTAACCAGGTTAAAGCTAAAATGCTTGCAGAGAAAATGGATGCCGCTTTAAATGGCGCGTCTTCAATAGATCAGGCGGCGCAGAAAGCAGGTGTACAAGTTGTGCCGTTGCAAAACATAGTTTTTGCTAACCCGGTGTTGCCTGGCGTAGCACAAGAGAATAAATTGGTTGGCTCGGTATTTGGCTCACAGCCTAATAAGTTAAGCAAAACC